In Arthrobacter sp. MN05-02, one genomic interval encodes:
- the whiA gene encoding sporulation transcription regulator WhiA, with amino-acid sequence MALTADVKEELSHLDVKKSSVRKAEVSALLRFAGGLHIVSGRIVIEAEVDLASTARRLRATIAEVYGHNSEIIVVTGGGLKRGNRYVVRVVREGESLARQTGLLDSRGRPVRGLPSAVVNGSTADAEAVWRGAFLAHGSLTEPGRSSSLEVTCPGPESALALVGAARRLDIAAKAREVRGVDRVVIRDGDTIAALLTRMGAHDALMVWEERRMRKEVRATANRLANFDDANLRRSAQAAVAAGARVERALEILGETVPEHLRYAGELRVAHKQASLDELGRLADPPMTKDAIAGRIRRLLAMADKRATDIGIPGTDANVTADMLDE; translated from the coding sequence GTGGCCCTGACCGCCGATGTCAAAGAGGAGCTGTCCCACCTCGACGTCAAGAAGTCCTCGGTCCGCAAGGCCGAGGTGTCCGCGCTGCTGAGATTCGCCGGAGGTCTCCACATCGTCTCCGGCAGGATCGTCATCGAGGCCGAGGTGGACCTCGCCTCGACGGCGCGCAGGTTACGGGCGACCATCGCCGAGGTGTACGGGCACAACAGCGAGATCATCGTCGTCACGGGAGGCGGCCTCAAGCGTGGCAACCGCTACGTGGTGCGCGTGGTGCGCGAAGGGGAGTCCCTCGCCCGTCAGACCGGGCTCCTGGACAGCCGCGGCCGCCCCGTCCGGGGGTTGCCGTCCGCCGTCGTCAACGGCTCGACGGCGGATGCCGAGGCCGTGTGGCGCGGCGCGTTCCTCGCACACGGCTCCCTGACGGAACCCGGCCGTTCCTCCTCCCTGGAGGTCACCTGCCCCGGCCCGGAGTCCGCCCTGGCGCTCGTCGGGGCAGCACGGCGGCTCGACATCGCCGCCAAGGCGCGGGAGGTGCGCGGCGTCGACCGCGTGGTCATCCGCGACGGCGACACGATCGCCGCCCTCCTGACGCGCATGGGCGCGCACGACGCCCTCATGGTGTGGGAGGAGCGCCGGATGCGCAAGGAGGTCCGGGCCACGGCGAACCGCCTCGCGAACTTCGACGACGCGAACCTGCGCCGATCGGCGCAGGCCGCCGTGGCCGCGGGCGCGCGTGTCGAGCGTGCCCTCGAGATCCTCGGCGAGACGGTCCCCGAGCACCTGCGCTACGCGGGGGAGCTGCGGGTGGCCCACAAGCAGGCGAGCCTGGACGAACTCGGCCGGCTGGCGGACCCGCCCATGACCAAGGACGCCATCGCCGGGCGCATCCGGCGCCTGCTCGCCATGGCGGACAAGAGGGCGACGGACATCGGGATCCCGGGGACCGATGCGAATGTGACCGCGGACATGCTCGACGAGTGA
- a CDS encoding hypothetical protein (possible pseudo due to frameshift), which translates to MLAYEPLGQNIVIEQLYDQQGNVPVGTVPLLMLDMWEHAFYLDYVNVKPDYVKAWWNLVNWADVQTRFQAARTGASVLITPGR; encoded by the coding sequence GTGCTCGCCTACGAGCCGCTCGGCCAGAACATCGTGATCGAACAGCTCTACGACCAGCAGGGCAACGTGCCCGTGGGTACCGTGCCGCTGCTGATGCTGGACATGTGGGAGCACGCCTTCTACCTGGACTACGTCAACGTCAAGCCCGACTACGTCAAGGCGTGGTGGAACCTGGTGAACTGGGCCGACGTCCAGACCCGCTTCCAGGCAGCACGCACCGGCGCCTCCGTCCTCATCACTCCCGGCCGCTGA
- a CDS encoding 1-acyl-sn-glycerol-3-phosphate acyltransferase, with amino-acid sequence MGVYDLTRSTTRGLISTLCRPTVEGLGNVPKDGPFIVAPNHLSFLDSVLVQALMPRPVAFFAKAEYFTGSGVKGVLMKSFFEGVGSIPVERGQQAASVQALRTLLDLLEQGDGVGIYPEGTRSRDGRLYRGRTGVGWLALTTGAPVVPVGLLGTDALQPAGKKGVRPQHFTLRIGEPLVFAKTGPGHPLPARRSATDTIMDSIAALTGQERVAHYNQSPSTD; translated from the coding sequence GTGGGGGTCTATGACCTGACACGCAGCACCACCCGCGGCCTGATCAGCACGCTGTGCCGGCCGACCGTCGAGGGACTGGGCAACGTGCCGAAGGACGGCCCCTTCATCGTCGCTCCCAACCACCTGTCCTTCCTCGACAGCGTGCTGGTCCAGGCGCTGATGCCCCGACCGGTCGCGTTCTTCGCCAAGGCGGAGTACTTCACCGGCTCGGGCGTGAAGGGCGTCCTCATGAAGTCGTTCTTCGAGGGCGTCGGCTCCATCCCCGTGGAGCGCGGGCAGCAGGCCGCCAGCGTGCAGGCGCTCCGGACGCTGCTCGACCTGCTGGAGCAGGGCGACGGCGTCGGTATCTATCCCGAGGGGACGCGCTCACGCGACGGCCGGCTCTACCGGGGGAGGACGGGCGTCGGCTGGCTCGCGCTCACCACCGGTGCGCCCGTGGTGCCGGTCGGCCTGCTCGGCACCGACGCCCTGCAGCCGGCGGGGAAGAAGGGCGTCCGCCCGCAGCACTTCACCCTGCGGATCGGAGAGCCGCTCGTGTTCGCGAAGACCGGACCCGGGCACCCCCTGCCCGCACGCCGCAGCGCGACGGACACGATCATGGACAGCATCGCCGCCCTGACCGGCCAGGAGCGCGTGGCGCACTACAACCAGAGCCCCTCGACCGACTAG
- a CDS encoding 5'-nucleotidase, protein MHSLILFDLDGTLVDPAGAITGGISAALVSHGFPVPDDDALQAMVGPPLAHSLTALGGVPASRVQEVMATYRAGYVATGMARSRPYPGIARCVEALSDAGAVVAVATQKPEWLAEELLDAQGLRHLFASVHGSPRDEAATVGGKAPIIRAALDRHASDSSRPVMVGDRRHDVEGAAAHGIACIGVGWGFAAPGELEDAGAAAVVQTADELLEVLRGGL, encoded by the coding sequence ATGCATTCGCTGATACTCTTCGACCTCGACGGTACCCTCGTCGACCCGGCAGGGGCCATCACCGGAGGCATCAGCGCGGCCCTGGTGAGCCACGGATTCCCCGTGCCCGACGACGACGCCCTCCAGGCCATGGTCGGGCCGCCGCTCGCCCACTCCCTGACCGCACTGGGAGGGGTGCCCGCGTCGCGGGTCCAGGAGGTCATGGCGACCTACCGCGCGGGCTACGTCGCGACCGGCATGGCGCGCAGCCGCCCCTATCCGGGCATCGCACGGTGCGTCGAGGCGCTGTCCGACGCAGGAGCGGTCGTCGCCGTGGCGACCCAGAAGCCCGAGTGGCTCGCCGAGGAACTGCTCGACGCGCAGGGCCTCCGGCACCTCTTCGCCTCCGTCCACGGCTCCCCGCGCGACGAGGCCGCGACCGTCGGCGGCAAGGCGCCGATCATCCGCGCGGCGCTCGACCGACACGCGTCGGACTCCTCCCGACCGGTCATGGTCGGCGACCGCCGGCACGACGTCGAGGGCGCCGCCGCCCACGGGATCGCCTGCATCGGCGTCGGTTGGGGGTTCGCCGCACCCGGCGAACTGGAGGACGCCGGAGCGGCCGCGGTCGTGCAGACCGCCGACGAACTGCTGGAGGTGCTCCGTGGGGGTCTATGA
- the pgk gene encoding phosphoglycerate kinase, translating to MAYASLDDLLAEGVRGRRVLVRSDLNVPLEGEVPELKVTDDGRVRASLPVLRKLSEAGAAVIVLAHLGRPKGAPEQKYSLKPAVDVLRDLADFPVTLAPDTTGEGARSAAAALAEGEVLVLENVRFDARETSKDDAERSAFAREIADLVGSDGAYVDDAFGAVHRKHASVYDIAALLPSYQGDLVKAELVVLERLTKDPQRPFVVVLGGSKVSDKLAVIENLIGTADRILVGGGMLFTFLAAQGHRVGASLLEEDQIETVRGYLERGSRDGTQFVLPTDIVVAEKFAADAGSGVVAADAIESGSYGAAGIGLDIGPVTGEDFAANIAEARTVFWNGPMGVFEFEAFAGGTRAVAQALVDAQANGALTVVGGGDSAAAVRGLGFADDQFGHISTGGGASLEYLEGKELPGLTALARD from the coding sequence GTGGCTTACGCATCGCTCGACGACCTCCTCGCCGAAGGCGTCCGTGGACGCCGTGTCCTCGTCCGTTCGGACCTCAACGTGCCCCTCGAGGGCGAGGTCCCGGAGCTGAAGGTCACCGACGACGGCCGCGTGCGCGCTTCCCTGCCCGTTCTCCGCAAGCTGAGCGAGGCAGGGGCGGCCGTGATCGTCCTGGCGCACCTGGGGCGGCCCAAGGGCGCGCCCGAGCAGAAGTACTCGCTCAAGCCTGCCGTGGACGTCCTGCGGGACCTCGCGGACTTCCCGGTCACGCTCGCGCCGGACACCACGGGTGAGGGTGCCCGCAGCGCGGCCGCAGCCCTGGCCGAGGGGGAGGTGCTCGTCCTCGAGAACGTGCGCTTCGACGCGCGTGAGACGAGCAAGGACGACGCCGAGCGGTCGGCCTTCGCCCGCGAGATCGCGGACCTGGTCGGCTCGGACGGCGCCTACGTCGACGACGCCTTCGGTGCGGTGCACCGGAAGCACGCGAGCGTGTACGACATCGCCGCACTGCTGCCGTCCTACCAGGGCGACCTGGTCAAGGCGGAACTCGTGGTCCTGGAGCGGCTGACGAAGGATCCGCAGCGGCCCTTCGTCGTCGTGCTCGGCGGATCCAAGGTGTCCGACAAGCTCGCCGTCATCGAGAACCTGATCGGCACGGCGGACCGCATCCTCGTGGGCGGCGGCATGCTGTTCACGTTCCTCGCGGCCCAGGGCCACAGGGTGGGCGCCAGCCTGCTCGAGGAGGATCAGATCGAGACCGTTCGCGGTTACCTCGAGCGGGGGTCCCGCGACGGCACGCAGTTCGTCCTGCCGACCGACATCGTCGTGGCGGAGAAGTTCGCCGCCGACGCCGGTTCCGGCGTGGTCGCCGCGGACGCCATCGAGTCCGGGAGCTACGGGGCAGCCGGCATCGGGCTGGACATCGGCCCCGTGACGGGCGAGGACTTCGCCGCGAACATCGCCGAGGCGAGGACCGTCTTCTGGAACGGACCCATGGGCGTCTTCGAGTTCGAGGCGTTCGCCGGCGGCACCCGGGCGGTCGCCCAGGCCCTCGTCGACGCTCAGGCGAACGGTGCCCTGACCGTGGTCGGCGGCGGCGACTCCGCCGCTGCCGTCCGTGGCCTCGGCTTCGCCGACGACCAGTTCGGGCACATCTCGACCGGTGGCGGCGCGAGCCTGGAGTACCTCGAAGGCAAGGAACTGCCCGGCCTGACGGCCCTCGCCCGCGACTAG
- a CDS encoding nucleotide-binding protein, which produces MTEATSLTPVKPTQSELLVVTGMSGAGRSTAANALEDHGWYVVENLPPQMLTTLTELVARTPQSIPKLAVVIDVRGKELFNDIKASLDGLRAAGVGYRVLFLDADDAVLVRRFEQGRRPHPLQGDGRILDGIAAERDVLRELKHTSDIVIDTSDLNVHALATSVTELFSESGPIVLRLNVMSFGFKYGLPVDANYVADVRFIPNPHWVPVLRPQTGLDAPVRDYVLGAQGAGDFIDRYVHALVPVLDGYRRENKHYATIAVGCTGGKHRSVAVTEEIAQRLAQLPGVQVAAHHRDLGRE; this is translated from the coding sequence ATGACTGAGGCCACGAGCCTGACTCCGGTCAAGCCCACCCAATCCGAGTTGCTGGTCGTGACCGGCATGTCGGGGGCCGGGCGCAGTACGGCCGCGAACGCGCTCGAGGACCACGGCTGGTACGTGGTGGAGAACCTCCCGCCGCAGATGCTCACGACGCTCACGGAGCTCGTGGCGCGGACGCCGCAGTCCATCCCCAAGCTCGCCGTCGTCATCGACGTCCGCGGCAAGGAGCTCTTCAACGACATCAAGGCATCGCTGGACGGACTGCGGGCGGCCGGGGTCGGCTACCGGGTCCTCTTCCTCGACGCCGACGACGCCGTCCTGGTGCGACGCTTCGAGCAGGGCCGCCGCCCGCATCCGCTGCAGGGCGACGGCCGGATCCTCGACGGCATCGCGGCCGAGCGGGACGTGCTCAGGGAGCTGAAGCACACATCGGACATCGTGATCGACACGAGCGACCTCAATGTGCACGCCCTCGCGACGAGTGTGACCGAGCTGTTCTCCGAGTCCGGTCCCATCGTCCTCCGCCTCAACGTCATGAGCTTCGGTTTCAAGTACGGCCTTCCGGTGGACGCCAACTACGTGGCCGACGTCCGCTTCATCCCGAACCCGCACTGGGTGCCGGTCCTGCGACCCCAGACAGGGCTCGACGCGCCCGTGCGCGACTACGTGCTCGGTGCGCAGGGCGCCGGTGATTTCATCGACCGGTACGTCCACGCCCTGGTCCCCGTCCTGGACGGCTACCGCCGCGAGAACAAGCACTACGCCACCATCGCGGTCGGCTGCACCGGTGGCAAGCACCGGTCCGTCGCCGTGACCGAGGAGATCGCACAGCGCCTGGCCCAGCTGCCGGGCGTGCAGGTCGCCGCTCACCACCGAGACCTCGGTCGTGAGTAG
- a CDS encoding hypothetical protein (possible pseudo due to frameshift), translating to MTTSTNGAFDRRPLIAGNWKMNLDHMQGITFLQKLAWTLDDAGHDFSRVEVSVFPPFTDLRGVQTLVKGDNLEVAYGGQDLSPEDSGAYTGDISGQFLAKLDCTYVLVGHSERRTIHSESDELVNRKVQAAYRHSLVPVLCVGEGLEIRQAGTHVASTLEQLRQGVAGLTPEQASALVVAYEPVWAIGTGEGRGTRGRAGDVRRDPCRTRFPLRGRDGVEDTPALRRLGEGGERREHPQGA from the coding sequence ATGACCACCTCGACCAACGGCGCCTTCGACCGCCGCCCGCTCATCGCGGGGAACTGGAAGATGAACCTGGACCACATGCAGGGCATCACTTTCCTGCAGAAGCTGGCCTGGACTCTCGACGACGCCGGCCACGACTTCTCGCGCGTCGAGGTCTCGGTCTTCCCGCCCTTCACCGATCTCCGCGGCGTCCAGACGCTCGTCAAGGGTGACAACCTCGAGGTCGCCTACGGCGGCCAGGACCTCTCGCCGGAGGATTCCGGTGCGTACACGGGGGACATCTCCGGTCAGTTCCTCGCCAAGCTCGACTGCACCTACGTGCTGGTGGGACATTCCGAGCGGCGGACCATCCACTCCGAGTCGGACGAGCTGGTCAACCGGAAGGTGCAGGCGGCCTACCGCCACTCACTGGTGCCCGTGCTGTGCGTCGGCGAGGGCCTCGAGATCCGGCAGGCCGGCACGCATGTCGCCTCGACGCTCGAGCAGCTCCGCCAGGGCGTCGCAGGCCTGACGCCGGAACAGGCGTCCGCCCTGGTGGTCGCCTACGAGCCCGTGTGGGCCATCGGTACGGGTGAGGGTCGCGGGACCCGAGGACGCGCAGGAGATGTGCGCCGCGATCCGTGCCGAACTCGGTTCCCTCTTCGGGGCCGAGACGGCGTCGAGGACACGCCTGCTCTACGGCGGCTCGGTGAAGGCGGCGAACGCCGCGAGCATCCTCAAGGAGCGTGA
- the uvrC gene encoding UvrABC system protein C — translation MANPVTYRPKTGEIPLDPGVYRFRDEHGRVIYVGKAKNLRSRLNSYFANPQGLLAKTRTMVFTAASVEWTVVGSELEALQLEYTWIKEFDPRFNVMFRDDKSYPYLAVTMGEKYPRVQVLRGDKKKDTRYFGPFYPAKAIRETVDTMIRVFPVRTCSSGVFKRAERTGRPCLLGYIDKCSAPCVGRITPEDHRALAEDFCDFMSGEAKKFISGLEKKMAEAVAELDYESAARLRDDIAALRRVFERNTVVLSEDTDADIFALKEDELEAAAQVFHVRGGRIRGQRGWVVEKVEDMETPDLVEHLLQQVYGEGNSSNEQIPREVLVPVLPSNSDQMLEWLRSLRGARVDVRVPQRGDKATLLKTVEQNAADALRLHKSRRAGDITTRSAALQELQEALDLPQPLMRIECFDISHVQGTNVVASMVVVEDGLPRKSEYRKFSITGDAARDDTASMYDVIHRRFRNYLASKAGDTRDAAAPDPESAPVDDEASVLEHPAVDEQGEPIRDTTTAIPRNRFAYPPSLVVVDGGPPQVAAASRALADLCIDDVFVIGLAKRLEEVWIQDSDFPVILPRASEGLFLLQRIRDEAHRFAITFHRQKRGKSMTASALDDIPGLGPARRKALLKHFGSVRKIRAASIEELVEVPGVGPALAETIRTSLAVGADDAPAPAVNMTTGEIIED, via the coding sequence GTGGCGAACCCAGTGACGTACCGGCCCAAGACAGGCGAGATACCGCTCGATCCCGGTGTGTACCGCTTCCGCGACGAGCACGGCCGGGTCATCTACGTGGGCAAGGCCAAGAACCTCAGGTCTCGGCTCAACTCCTACTTCGCCAACCCCCAGGGGCTGCTCGCGAAGACCCGCACCATGGTCTTCACGGCCGCGAGCGTCGAGTGGACCGTCGTCGGCAGCGAGCTCGAGGCGCTCCAGCTCGAGTACACGTGGATCAAGGAGTTCGATCCACGGTTCAACGTCATGTTCCGGGACGACAAGTCGTACCCGTACCTGGCCGTCACCATGGGGGAGAAGTACCCGCGCGTGCAGGTCCTGCGCGGGGACAAGAAGAAGGACACGCGCTACTTCGGCCCGTTCTACCCGGCGAAGGCCATCCGCGAGACGGTCGACACCATGATCCGGGTCTTCCCCGTCCGGACCTGCAGCTCCGGTGTCTTCAAACGCGCCGAACGGACCGGCAGGCCGTGCCTGCTCGGCTACATCGACAAGTGCTCGGCACCCTGCGTGGGCCGGATCACCCCCGAGGACCACAGGGCCCTCGCCGAGGACTTCTGCGACTTCATGTCCGGCGAGGCGAAGAAGTTCATCTCCGGGCTCGAGAAGAAGATGGCGGAGGCCGTCGCCGAGCTCGACTACGAGTCGGCTGCCCGCCTGCGCGACGACATCGCGGCACTGCGCCGCGTGTTCGAACGCAACACGGTGGTGCTCAGCGAGGACACCGACGCCGACATCTTCGCGTTGAAGGAGGACGAACTGGAGGCCGCCGCGCAGGTCTTCCACGTCCGGGGTGGCCGCATCCGCGGCCAGCGCGGCTGGGTCGTCGAGAAGGTCGAGGACATGGAGACGCCCGACCTCGTGGAGCACCTGCTGCAGCAGGTCTACGGCGAGGGCAACAGCAGCAACGAGCAGATCCCGCGCGAGGTCCTCGTCCCGGTCCTGCCGAGCAACTCCGACCAGATGCTTGAATGGCTCCGCAGCCTCCGGGGCGCGCGGGTCGACGTCCGGGTCCCGCAGCGCGGCGACAAGGCCACCCTCCTGAAAACAGTGGAGCAGAACGCGGCGGACGCGCTGCGCCTCCACAAGAGCCGCAGGGCCGGCGACATCACCACCCGGTCGGCCGCCCTGCAGGAACTGCAGGAGGCCCTCGACCTGCCCCAGCCGCTGATGCGGATCGAGTGCTTCGACATCTCGCACGTCCAGGGCACCAACGTGGTGGCCTCCATGGTCGTCGTCGAGGACGGCCTGCCCCGGAAGTCCGAGTACCGGAAGTTCTCCATCACGGGCGACGCGGCCCGGGACGACACCGCCTCCATGTACGACGTCATCCACCGCCGGTTCCGCAACTACCTCGCGTCCAAGGCCGGCGACACCCGTGACGCCGCGGCCCCCGACCCGGAGAGCGCGCCGGTCGACGACGAGGCGTCGGTCCTCGAGCATCCCGCCGTCGACGAGCAGGGCGAGCCGATCCGGGACACGACGACGGCGATCCCGCGCAACCGGTTCGCGTACCCGCCCAGCCTCGTCGTCGTCGACGGCGGACCGCCCCAGGTCGCCGCCGCGTCCCGGGCCCTCGCGGACCTCTGCATCGACGACGTCTTCGTGATCGGCCTCGCCAAGCGACTCGAGGAGGTGTGGATCCAGGACAGCGACTTCCCCGTCATCCTTCCCCGCGCGTCGGAGGGACTGTTCCTCCTGCAGCGCATCCGCGACGAGGCGCACCGCTTCGCCATCACGTTCCACCGCCAGAAGCGCGGGAAGTCGATGACGGCCTCGGCCCTCGACGACATCCCCGGCCTCGGTCCGGCCAGGCGCAAGGCGCTGCTCAAGCACTTCGGCTCGGTCAGGAAGATCCGGGCCGCGAGCATCGAGGAGCTCGTCGAGGTACCGGGCGTCGGCCCCGCCCTGGCCGAGACCATCCGCACCTCGCTCGCCGTCGGCGCGGACGACGCGCCCGCCCCGGCCGTGAACATGACCACGGGCGAGATCATCGAAGATTAG
- a CDS encoding putative gluconeogenesis factor, translating into MALFSGSLPLVPPAAGRKGDGPGPGPSVVALGGGHGLSASLSALRLLTQELTAVVTVADDGGSSGRLRRELGVLPPGDLRMALSALCDDTDWGRTWRDVMQHRFTSRDGVEGSLDDHAMGNLLIVTLWELLGDPVAGLQWAGALLGARGRVLPMASVPLTIEGDLLSEVQGSLRVTTVTGQARLAVAADTGNVSNVRLLPAGAPACRDALEAIELADWVVLGPGSWYTSVLPHLLLPELRDALCRTSAKRCLTMNLTNDTKETQGMSAVDHLNVITRYAPDFTVDVVLADPAVVADRAEFERAVAGMGGRVVFGTVGVSTGKPVHDPLRLATSYNDMFGEN; encoded by the coding sequence GTGGCGCTGTTCTCCGGGTCCCTTCCCCTCGTCCCGCCCGCGGCCGGCAGGAAGGGAGACGGCCCGGGCCCGGGTCCGTCCGTCGTCGCGCTCGGCGGCGGGCACGGATTGTCGGCGTCGCTGTCCGCCCTGCGGCTCCTGACCCAGGAACTGACCGCCGTGGTGACCGTGGCCGACGACGGCGGGTCCTCGGGGCGGCTGCGCCGCGAACTCGGGGTGCTACCTCCGGGCGACCTCCGGATGGCCCTCTCGGCGCTCTGTGACGACACGGACTGGGGACGCACCTGGCGTGACGTCATGCAGCACCGCTTCACCTCGCGGGACGGCGTCGAGGGCTCACTCGACGACCACGCGATGGGCAACCTCCTGATCGTCACGCTGTGGGAGCTCCTCGGTGATCCGGTCGCAGGCCTGCAGTGGGCCGGAGCCCTGCTCGGCGCGCGGGGCCGGGTGCTGCCGATGGCCAGCGTGCCCCTGACGATCGAGGGCGACCTGCTCAGCGAGGTGCAGGGGTCCCTGCGCGTGACCACGGTGACGGGGCAGGCGCGACTGGCGGTGGCCGCCGACACCGGCAACGTGAGCAACGTGCGTCTCCTCCCCGCAGGAGCGCCGGCCTGCCGGGACGCCCTGGAAGCCATCGAGCTGGCCGACTGGGTGGTCCTCGGACCGGGGTCCTGGTACACCTCGGTGCTGCCGCACCTGCTGCTCCCCGAGCTCCGGGACGCCCTGTGCCGGACCTCCGCCAAACGGTGCCTGACCATGAACCTCACCAACGACACCAAGGAGACCCAGGGCATGAGCGCGGTCGACCACCTCAACGTGATCACCCGCTACGCACCGGATTTCACCGTCGACGTGGTGCTCGCCGATCCCGCGGTGGTAGCAGACCGTGCCGAGTTCGAACGAGCCGTCGCAGGAATGGGCGGACGGGTCGTCTTCGGTACAGTGGGAGTTTCGACCGGTAAGCCCGTACATGATCCCCTGCGGCTGGCGACGTCCTACAACGACATGTTCGGGGAGAACTAG
- the gapA gene encoding glyceraldehyde-3-phosphate dehydrogenase: MTTRVGINGFGRIGRNYFRAALEQGADLEIVAVNDLTSPEALAHLLKYDSVTGRLKASVEVDGGDLVVGGKRVKVLAERDPANLPWKDLGVDIVIESTGFFTKASDAQKHIDAGAQKVLISAPASDEDLTVVLGVNDGDYDPANHHIISNASCTTNCLGPLAKVLNDSFGIERGLMTTIHAYTADQNLQDGPHKDLRRARAAAINMVPTSTGAAKAIGLVLPELKGKLDGYAIRVPVPTGSATDLTVTLGREVTAEEVNAAYKAAAAEGSLKGYLTYTEDPIVSSDIVTDPASCIFDSGLTKVLGNQVKVVGWYDNEWGYSNRLVDLTEIVAAKLS, encoded by the coding sequence GTGACTACTCGTGTTGGAATCAACGGCTTCGGCCGCATCGGTCGCAACTACTTCCGCGCGGCCCTCGAGCAGGGCGCAGACCTCGAGATCGTTGCCGTCAACGACCTGACGAGCCCCGAGGCCCTCGCCCACCTGCTGAAGTACGACTCCGTGACCGGCCGTCTGAAGGCCTCCGTCGAGGTCGACGGGGGTGACCTGGTGGTCGGCGGCAAGCGCGTCAAGGTGCTGGCCGAGCGCGATCCCGCGAACCTGCCCTGGAAGGACCTGGGCGTCGACATCGTGATCGAGTCCACCGGGTTCTTCACCAAGGCATCCGACGCCCAGAAGCACATCGACGCCGGCGCCCAGAAGGTCCTCATCTCCGCTCCCGCCTCCGACGAGGACCTCACCGTGGTGCTCGGCGTCAACGACGGCGACTACGACCCCGCGAACCACCACATCATCTCGAACGCGTCGTGCACCACGAACTGCCTCGGCCCCCTCGCCAAGGTGCTGAACGACTCCTTCGGCATCGAGCGCGGCCTCATGACGACGATCCACGCGTACACCGCCGACCAGAACCTCCAGGACGGCCCGCACAAGGACCTCCGCCGTGCACGCGCCGCAGCGATCAACATGGTGCCGACCTCCACGGGCGCGGCGAAGGCGATCGGCCTCGTCCTGCCGGAGCTCAAGGGCAAGCTCGACGGCTACGCCATCCGCGTTCCCGTCCCCACCGGTTCGGCCACCGACCTGACGGTCACCCTGGGCCGTGAGGTCACCGCCGAGGAGGTCAACGCCGCCTACAAGGCTGCCGCTGCCGAGGGCTCGCTCAAGGGCTACCTCACCTACACGGAGGACCCCATCGTCTCCTCGGACATCGTGACGGATCCGGCGTCGTGCATCTTCGACTCCGGCCTGACGAAGGTCCTCGGCAACCAGGTCAAGGTCGTGGGCTGGTACGACAACGAGTGGGGCTACTCGAACCGCCTGGTCGACCTGACCGAAATCGTCGCCGCCAAGCTCTCCTAG